The genome window CTTTGGATAACCGCCAAAGTTAACAAGCAACCCCAGGTGCAACCCTGTTGCTTTTAAATAATTCAAAACCTGTGCCTTATGCGCCCCAGTTGTAGCAGTAAGCGCCTTCAGTTCCACAATAATTGATTCATGACAAA of Desulfobulbaceae bacterium contains these proteins:
- a CDS encoding GxxExxY protein, which encodes CHESIIVELKALTATTGAHKAQVLNYLKATGLHLGLLVNFGGYPKATVERIVL